Proteins from a single region of Mumia flava:
- a CDS encoding PHP domain-containing protein produces the protein MLIDLHTHSTRSDGTDTPAQLVQAAAAAGLDVVALTDHDAMTGWGEAQEAADRVGITLVRGLEISCRFRGRSVHLLGYEPDPTHPALLSELEAVLDGRRQRLPRTLEALRGLGIDVTEADVLAVSGDAAATGRPHIADAMIAQGVVENRDEAFARYLMPGRPAYVDRYAADLEQMIALLVEAGGRPVVAHPASRQSRTILDADAFALLTDAGLAGIEVDHNDHDTVARSWLRGVAADLDLPYTGSSDYHGTGKVGYDLGVNTTAPGQYVRLLGDLVPLPV, from the coding sequence GTGCTGATCGACCTCCACACCCACTCCACCCGGTCCGACGGCACCGATACCCCGGCTCAGCTCGTCCAGGCCGCTGCGGCGGCGGGGCTGGACGTGGTCGCACTGACCGATCACGACGCGATGACCGGGTGGGGCGAGGCGCAGGAGGCGGCTGATCGGGTCGGGATCACGCTGGTGCGCGGACTCGAGATCTCGTGCCGATTCCGGGGACGCAGCGTGCACCTGCTCGGCTACGAGCCCGACCCGACGCATCCGGCGCTGCTGTCCGAGCTGGAAGCCGTGCTGGACGGTCGGCGGCAACGGCTCCCACGCACGCTGGAGGCGCTGCGTGGCCTCGGGATCGACGTCACGGAGGCCGACGTGCTCGCCGTGTCCGGGGATGCGGCAGCCACCGGACGTCCGCACATCGCCGACGCGATGATCGCCCAGGGGGTCGTCGAGAATCGCGACGAGGCGTTCGCGCGCTACCTGATGCCGGGGCGCCCTGCGTACGTCGACCGGTACGCCGCGGACCTCGAGCAGATGATCGCGCTCCTCGTCGAGGCGGGAGGGCGGCCCGTGGTCGCGCACCCGGCGAGCCGACAGAGCCGCACGATCCTGGACGCCGACGCGTTCGCGCTGCTCACCGACGCTGGTCTGGCCGGGATCGAGGTCGATCACAACGACCACGACACCGTCGCCCGGAGCTGGCTGCGGGGTGTGGCCGCCGACCTCGACCTCCCGTACACCGGGTCGAGCGACTACCACGGCACCGGCAAGGTCGGCTACGACCTCGGGGTCAACACGACCGCGCCGGGCCAGTACGTCCGGCTGCTCGGCGACCTCGTCCCGCTCCCCGTCTGA
- a CDS encoding isocitrate lyase/PEP mutase family protein has translation MSAPSPAERFLALHRRRPGFILPNAWDAGSARMLELAGFEAIATTSAGIAFAAGHPDASLSRDAMLRAVEPVVASVGVPVSVDVESGYGDTEGDVVTTVRGVLDLGGVGINLEDAVADGLLPLEESVERVAAARAVAPSAQLVLNARTDAYLSGDDPGMALDVAIERGRAYAAAGADCVFVPGVDDLDAIRALAEEIPAPLNVVNGLTPTVHTAAALYDVGAARISIGGALARAALTVVREAGLEMLERGTFSFVEGAIPYGTLQQELGPPDR, from the coding sequence ATGAGTGCTCCGAGTCCTGCCGAGCGGTTCCTCGCGCTCCACCGCCGCCGACCCGGGTTCATCCTCCCGAACGCCTGGGACGCCGGGTCGGCGCGGATGCTCGAGCTCGCCGGCTTCGAGGCGATCGCGACCACGAGCGCAGGGATCGCGTTCGCGGCCGGCCATCCCGACGCCAGCTTGTCCCGGGACGCCATGCTCCGCGCGGTCGAGCCGGTCGTGGCGTCGGTCGGTGTCCCGGTCAGCGTCGACGTCGAGTCGGGATACGGAGACACCGAGGGGGACGTCGTCACGACGGTCCGCGGCGTCCTCGACCTCGGCGGCGTGGGGATCAACCTCGAGGACGCGGTGGCGGACGGGCTCCTGCCGCTGGAGGAGTCCGTCGAGCGGGTCGCTGCGGCGCGGGCGGTCGCGCCGTCCGCGCAGCTGGTGCTCAACGCCCGCACCGACGCGTACCTCTCCGGCGACGACCCGGGCATGGCGCTCGACGTCGCGATCGAGCGCGGGCGGGCGTACGCCGCGGCAGGCGCGGATTGCGTCTTCGTCCCGGGCGTGGACGACCTGGACGCGATCCGGGCCCTTGCCGAGGAGATCCCCGCGCCGCTCAACGTCGTCAACGGCCTGACCCCCACCGTCCACACGGCGGCGGCACTGTACGACGTCGGCGCGGCACGGATCAGCATCGGCGGTGCGCTGGCCCGCGCCGCGCTCACCGTGGTCCGTGAGGCGGGGCTCGAGATGCTCGAGCGCGGGACGTTCTCGTTCGTCGAGGGGGCGATCCCGTACGGCACGCTCCAGCAGGAGCTCGGCCCGCCGGATCGCTAG
- a CDS encoding DHA2 family efflux MFS transporter permease subunit: protein MTETPRSPAPADDKLDAGVLKIAGVVVLGAIMSILDITVVTVALPTFQEEFSASPAETAWTMTAYTLALATVIPLTGWAADRFGTKRLYMLAVGLFTIGSLLCAVAADLGQLVAFRALQGLGGGMLMPLGMTIMTRAAGPHRIGRLMAVLGIPMLLGPIGGPILGGILIDNFSWHWIFLINLPIGIVALVYAWRVLPKDAPTPSESFDWTGMLLLSPGLAALLYGVSSIPEEGTFWATKVIVFTVIGAVLITAFAFHAFRPEHPLVDLRLFKERNITVAVIVMMMFAIAFFGASILFPQYFLQVRGESTLMAGLLVAPQGLGAMITMPIAGTLVDRIGPGKIVMSGLVLITIGMGFFTQIGADTSYWLICGALFVMGLGMGATMMPTMTAALATLRDHTIARGSTLMNIAQQVAASIGTAVFSVVLTNQLTGGTLLSSLVPQGLPDEAQGMTLAEAAMGSWYAPPLADLLNQLGVLDQGFAEASDAFGVAFVVATVLVAITLIPAFFLPRRRIERSGDDESAEAAPVMMH, encoded by the coding sequence ATGACTGAAACACCCAGGTCGCCCGCGCCCGCGGACGACAAGCTCGACGCCGGCGTGCTGAAGATCGCCGGAGTCGTCGTGCTCGGCGCGATCATGTCGATCCTCGACATCACGGTCGTCACCGTCGCACTGCCCACGTTCCAGGAGGAGTTCTCGGCCTCGCCGGCCGAGACCGCCTGGACCATGACCGCGTACACGCTCGCGCTCGCGACCGTGATCCCGCTGACCGGCTGGGCCGCCGACCGGTTCGGCACCAAGCGCCTCTACATGCTCGCGGTCGGGCTCTTCACGATCGGCTCGCTGCTGTGCGCCGTCGCCGCCGACCTCGGCCAGCTCGTAGCGTTCCGTGCGCTGCAGGGCCTCGGCGGCGGCATGCTGATGCCGCTCGGCATGACGATCATGACGCGTGCGGCCGGCCCGCACCGGATCGGCCGGCTGATGGCCGTGCTCGGCATCCCGATGCTGCTCGGGCCGATCGGCGGTCCGATCCTCGGCGGCATCCTGATCGACAACTTCTCCTGGCACTGGATCTTCCTGATCAACCTGCCGATCGGCATCGTTGCGCTGGTCTACGCGTGGCGTGTGCTGCCGAAGGACGCCCCGACCCCGTCGGAGTCGTTCGACTGGACCGGCATGCTGCTGCTGTCGCCCGGTCTCGCCGCGCTCCTCTACGGCGTCTCCTCGATCCCGGAGGAGGGCACGTTCTGGGCGACCAAGGTCATCGTCTTCACCGTGATCGGCGCCGTCCTCATCACCGCGTTCGCGTTCCACGCCTTCCGCCCCGAGCACCCGCTGGTCGACCTGCGGCTGTTCAAGGAGCGCAACATCACCGTGGCCGTGATCGTGATGATGATGTTCGCGATCGCGTTCTTCGGCGCGAGCATCCTCTTCCCCCAGTACTTCCTCCAGGTGCGCGGCGAGTCCACGCTCATGGCGGGCCTGCTGGTGGCTCCGCAGGGGCTCGGGGCGATGATCACGATGCCGATCGCGGGCACCCTCGTCGACCGGATCGGTCCCGGCAAGATCGTGATGAGCGGTCTGGTGCTGATCACGATCGGGATGGGCTTCTTCACCCAGATCGGTGCCGACACCTCGTACTGGCTGATCTGCGGGGCGCTCTTCGTGATGGGCCTCGGCATGGGCGCCACGATGATGCCGACGATGACGGCTGCGCTCGCGACGCTGCGCGACCACACGATCGCGCGCGGCTCGACCCTGATGAACATCGCGCAGCAGGTGGCGGCGTCGATCGGCACCGCGGTGTTCTCCGTCGTCCTGACCAACCAGCTGACCGGTGGCACCCTGCTGAGCTCGCTGGTGCCGCAGGGCCTGCCGGACGAGGCGCAGGGCATGACGCTGGCCGAGGCCGCGATGGGCAGCTGGTACGCCCCGCCGCTCGCCGACCTCCTGAACCAGCTGGGGGTGCTCGACCAGGGCTTCGCCGAGGCTTCCGATGCGTTCGGGGTGGCGTTCGTCGTGGCCACGGTGCTCGTGGCGATCACCCTCATCCCGGCGTTCTTCCTGCCGCGCAGGCGGATCGAGCGCTCGGGCGACGACGAGAGCGCCGAGGCCGCGCCGGTGATGATGCACTGA
- a CDS encoding MarR family winged helix-turn-helix transcriptional regulator produces MTESPTPRELVGVLEALFVRIAGRAEHSGVDAFAERQLTPSQARTLIALSGRDACSIGTIAEALRMSVAAAGRNVDQLVSACLVTREECERDRRTRLVTLTDDGRDLVAEHLHAKRAALEEFARELSDEDRSVLFRALQAALAATDPTTGEDH; encoded by the coding sequence GTGACCGAATCTCCGACTCCGCGCGAGCTCGTCGGCGTGCTCGAAGCGCTCTTCGTGCGCATCGCCGGCCGGGCCGAGCACAGCGGCGTCGACGCCTTCGCCGAGCGTCAGCTCACGCCCTCGCAGGCGCGCACGCTGATCGCCCTGTCGGGCCGCGACGCCTGCAGCATCGGGACGATCGCCGAGGCGCTGCGGATGTCGGTCGCCGCCGCCGGGCGCAACGTCGACCAGCTGGTCAGCGCGTGCCTGGTCACGCGTGAGGAGTGCGAGCGCGACCGCAGGACGCGCCTCGTGACGCTCACCGACGACGGACGTGACCTCGTCGCCGAGCACCTGCACGCCAAGCGTGCCGCGCTCGAAGAATTCGCTCGCGAACTGTCGGACGAGGACCGTAGTGTCCTCTTTCGTGCCCTTCAGGCCGCGCTCGCGGCCACCGACCCCACCACCGGTGAGGACCACTGA
- a CDS encoding SulP family inorganic anion transporter → MPRVPRPTRRDVVSGFVTGLFSIPEGMAYATIGGFSAPMGLWSGAVPTIIGSVFARTVLMVTTLTSAIALSARSVLTDAGLDPADLGAVAALTVMVGLWMVLLGVLRLGSVMSFVSTAVMTGFTLGIAVQIIAGVVEDATGYAPQSGNTVGKIVEALAHVGDWDAPTAAVAAATVVAWGAMLRVPRLRTTATLVSLLVVTLVVAGLGVDTETVDDIGAIPRSLPPFTSPDLAAMPELAAGSLAIALVALAQAAGIGAAMPNPDGSRGDVSRDFTAQGLANAAGGFFGALPTGGSLSRTGVAISGGAQTRWAGIFAGLWLIVLVLALGPLAGGIPMAVIGGLLLVIGGELVAGRRRDVRLVVRTSWLSTAAMAATFAATTQLPLQVAIFVGAGLSIVLYAVQSARRGRLLALVPAGDGQWRVADPPATLPSGRTTVLHYVGNGFFAEVNRVEESWPDTSGTRDAGLVISLRGSAGIPSSTFLKSFDRVLERWHEQGIEVVVCGVPDELRTRFARAGGELGGLRGRVIGESEVLLGSVQEAYDLAERLRAERAAGDVP, encoded by the coding sequence ATGCCACGCGTGCCCCGCCCGACGCGTCGTGACGTCGTGTCGGGCTTCGTGACCGGGCTGTTCTCGATTCCGGAGGGCATGGCCTACGCCACGATCGGCGGCTTCTCGGCACCGATGGGGCTCTGGTCCGGAGCGGTCCCGACGATCATCGGGTCCGTCTTCGCGCGGACCGTGCTCATGGTCACGACGCTGACCAGCGCGATCGCGTTGTCGGCGCGCAGCGTGCTCACCGACGCCGGGCTCGATCCTGCCGACCTGGGCGCGGTGGCGGCACTGACGGTCATGGTCGGGCTGTGGATGGTCCTGCTCGGTGTGCTGCGGCTCGGTTCGGTGATGTCGTTCGTCTCGACGGCGGTGATGACCGGCTTCACCCTCGGGATCGCGGTCCAGATCATCGCCGGGGTCGTCGAGGACGCGACCGGCTACGCGCCGCAGTCCGGCAACACCGTCGGGAAGATCGTCGAGGCGCTGGCGCACGTCGGCGACTGGGACGCGCCGACGGCGGCCGTGGCGGCGGCAACGGTGGTGGCCTGGGGCGCGATGCTGCGGGTCCCCCGGCTCCGTACCACCGCGACCCTGGTCTCGCTCCTCGTCGTGACGCTCGTCGTCGCGGGTCTCGGCGTCGACACAGAGACGGTCGACGACATCGGGGCGATCCCGAGGTCGCTGCCGCCCTTCACGTCGCCGGACCTCGCCGCGATGCCGGAGCTCGCGGCGGGCAGCCTCGCGATCGCTCTGGTCGCGCTCGCGCAGGCGGCGGGGATCGGCGCCGCGATGCCCAACCCGGACGGGTCGCGAGGCGACGTGTCGCGCGACTTCACGGCGCAGGGTCTGGCGAACGCCGCGGGTGGCTTCTTCGGCGCGCTCCCGACGGGTGGTTCGCTGTCGCGCACAGGTGTGGCGATCAGCGGTGGTGCGCAGACCCGTTGGGCGGGCATCTTCGCCGGGCTCTGGCTGATCGTGCTCGTGCTCGCTCTCGGGCCGCTCGCCGGGGGCATCCCGATGGCGGTGATCGGCGGGCTGCTGCTCGTGATCGGCGGGGAGCTGGTGGCCGGACGCCGGCGCGACGTCCGCCTCGTGGTCCGGACCTCGTGGCTCTCCACCGCGGCGATGGCGGCCACGTTCGCGGCCACGACGCAGCTGCCGCTCCAGGTGGCGATCTTCGTCGGTGCGGGACTGTCGATCGTGCTGTACGCGGTGCAGTCGGCGAGGCGGGGCCGGCTGCTGGCGCTGGTTCCCGCAGGTGACGGCCAGTGGCGGGTCGCCGATCCGCCGGCGACGCTCCCGAGCGGGCGCACGACCGTCCTGCACTACGTAGGAAACGGGTTCTTCGCCGAGGTCAACCGGGTGGAGGAGTCGTGGCCGGACACCTCGGGAACGCGCGACGCCGGACTGGTGATCTCCTTGCGCGGGTCGGCGGGGATCCCGTCGTCCACCTTCCTGAAGTCCTTCGACCGGGTCCTGGAGCGCTGGCACGAGCAGGGGATCGAGGTCGTGGTGTGCGGGGTCCCCGACGAGCTGCGGACGCGGTTCGCCCGTGCCGGCGGCGAGCTCGGCGGCCTGCGCGGCCGAGTGATCGGCGAGTCGGAGGTGCTGCTCGGATCGGTCCAGGAGGCCTACGATCTCGCCGAGCGGCTGCGTGCGGAGCGCGCGGCCGGTGACGTGCCCTGA
- a CDS encoding MaoC family dehydratase — MQFGRSYEEFEVGATYKHWPGKTVTEYDDHLFCLLTMNHHPLHLDVHYAEETTQFGKNVVVGNYVYSILLGMSVPDISGKAIANLEIESLRHVAPTFHGDTLYGETTVLDKWESTSKDDRGVVHVETIGYNQDGKVVCIFRRKVMVPKENYLTARGGEQPGRPVPQPDKNWSGPAGA, encoded by the coding sequence ATGCAGTTCGGTCGCTCGTACGAGGAGTTCGAGGTCGGAGCCACCTACAAGCACTGGCCCGGGAAGACGGTCACCGAGTACGACGACCACCTGTTCTGCCTGCTGACGATGAACCACCACCCGCTGCACCTGGACGTGCACTACGCGGAGGAGACGACGCAGTTCGGCAAGAACGTCGTCGTCGGCAACTACGTCTACTCGATCCTGCTCGGGATGAGCGTCCCGGACATCTCCGGCAAGGCGATCGCCAACCTCGAGATCGAGTCGCTGCGGCACGTCGCGCCGACCTTCCACGGCGACACGCTCTACGGCGAGACCACCGTGCTCGACAAGTGGGAGAGCACGAGCAAGGACGACCGGGGCGTCGTGCACGTCGAGACGATCGGCTACAACCAGGACGGGAAGGTCGTCTGCATCTTCCGCCGCAAGGTGATGGTGCCGAAGGAGAACTACCTGACCGCGCGCGGCGGCGAGCAGCCCGGCCGCCCGGTCCCGCAGCCGGACAAGAACTGGTCCGGCCCCGCCGGCGCCTGA
- a CDS encoding alkyl/aryl-sulfatase, whose amino-acid sequence MTENANPAAPFIAEQQRQVEATLPFSDTQDVDDSERGLIARMDPCVVTADDGRVVWDNDSYSFIEGDAPDTVNPSLWRQSSLVSMQGLYEVVEGIYQVRGLDLSNISFIEGESGVIVIDPLISTETAAAALALYREHRGDRPVTGVIYTHSHVDHFGGVRGVVSQEDVDSGRVPVLAPDGFVEHAISENVFAGTAMSRRAGYMYGASLARGPRGQVGAGLGQTTSTGTITLIPPTVEITTTGQEEVVDGVRIVFQMAPDTEAPSEMLFYFPDHRALCSAEDATHTFHNLLTLRGAVVRDPHGWAGYLTETIDLFGGEAEVVFASHHWPTWGADRVVAFLSTQRDLYAYVHDQTLRMLNQGLVGSEIAEQIQLPPALENAWSARGYYGSVSHNVKAIYQRYMGWFDGNPAHLWQHTPVEQATRYVAFMGGADAVVEKARASYDEGDLRWVAEVVGHVVFAEPQHAAARSLLADTYEQLGYGAENGPWRNFYLSGATELRSGSFGTPTATGSADVVANLTPRMLFDALAVQVDGPRAWDERLSIDVVLTDTDERFRLWLANGVLTYSAAAQHGEADATLTTTRRTLPAIAGGVGGRDELEAAGIAVSGDASVLGRLAAVLDPGDPDFAIVTP is encoded by the coding sequence ATGACAGAGAACGCGAACCCCGCTGCGCCGTTCATCGCCGAGCAGCAGCGGCAGGTCGAGGCGACGCTGCCCTTCTCCGACACCCAGGACGTCGACGACTCCGAGCGCGGCCTGATCGCACGGATGGACCCGTGCGTCGTCACGGCCGACGACGGGCGGGTCGTCTGGGACAACGACTCCTACTCCTTCATCGAGGGCGACGCACCCGACACCGTCAACCCGAGCCTGTGGCGCCAGTCGTCCCTGGTCTCGATGCAGGGCCTGTACGAGGTGGTCGAGGGGATCTACCAGGTCCGGGGCCTGGACCTGTCGAACATCTCCTTCATCGAGGGCGAGTCCGGCGTCATCGTGATCGATCCGCTGATCTCGACCGAGACGGCCGCGGCTGCGCTGGCGCTGTACCGCGAGCACCGCGGCGACCGCCCGGTCACCGGGGTGATCTACACGCACAGCCACGTCGACCACTTCGGCGGCGTCCGCGGCGTGGTGTCGCAGGAGGACGTCGACAGCGGCCGCGTGCCGGTGCTCGCCCCGGACGGGTTCGTGGAGCACGCGATCTCGGAGAACGTGTTCGCCGGCACGGCGATGTCGCGACGGGCCGGCTACATGTACGGGGCTTCGCTGGCGCGCGGCCCGCGGGGGCAGGTCGGCGCGGGGCTCGGCCAGACCACCTCGACCGGCACGATCACCCTGATCCCGCCGACGGTCGAGATCACGACCACCGGTCAGGAGGAGGTCGTCGACGGGGTCAGGATCGTCTTCCAGATGGCCCCGGACACCGAGGCGCCGTCCGAGATGCTGTTCTACTTCCCGGACCACAGAGCGCTGTGCTCGGCCGAGGACGCGACCCACACGTTCCACAACCTGCTGACCCTGCGGGGAGCCGTGGTGCGGGACCCGCACGGCTGGGCGGGCTACCTGACGGAGACGATCGACCTGTTCGGCGGCGAGGCCGAGGTGGTCTTCGCCTCGCACCACTGGCCGACCTGGGGGGCGGACCGGGTCGTCGCGTTCCTGTCGACGCAGCGGGACCTGTACGCGTACGTGCACGACCAGACGCTGCGGATGCTCAACCAGGGTCTGGTCGGCTCCGAGATCGCCGAGCAGATCCAGCTTCCGCCGGCGCTGGAGAACGCCTGGAGCGCACGCGGCTACTACGGCTCGGTGAGCCACAACGTGAAGGCGATCTACCAGCGCTACATGGGCTGGTTCGACGGCAACCCCGCCCACCTGTGGCAGCACACCCCGGTCGAGCAGGCCACCCGCTACGTGGCGTTCATGGGTGGCGCCGACGCCGTCGTCGAGAAGGCGCGAGCCTCCTACGACGAGGGTGACCTGCGCTGGGTCGCCGAGGTGGTCGGGCACGTGGTCTTCGCCGAGCCGCAGCACGCGGCCGCGCGGAGCCTGCTCGCCGACACCTACGAGCAGCTCGGGTACGGCGCGGAGAACGGGCCCTGGCGCAACTTCTACCTCTCCGGCGCGACCGAGCTGCGGTCCGGCTCGTTCGGCACGCCCACCGCGACGGGATCGGCCGACGTCGTCGCGAACCTCACGCCGCGGATGCTGTTCGACGCGCTCGCCGTCCAGGTCGACGGCCCTCGCGCGTGGGACGAGCGGCTCTCGATCGACGTCGTGCTCACCGACACCGACGAGCGTTTCCGGCTGTGGCTCGCGAACGGGGTGCTGACCTACTCGGCCGCAGCCCAGCACGGCGAGGCCGACGCGACCCTGACGACGACGCGACGGACGCTCCCTGCGATCGCGGGCGGGGTCGGCGGGCGTGACGAGCTGGAGGCCGCGGGCATCGCGGTCTCCGGCGATGCCTCGGTGCTCGGCCGGCTGGCCGCCGTGCTGGACCCGGGCGACCCGGACTTCGCGATCGTGACGCCCTGA
- a CDS encoding cation:proton antiporter: protein MHETVTSLFWIFLCAVLAPVLAGLVPKRRLPEVVLLLGAGILIGPHALDLAGSDETIALLHDFGLGMLFLLAGYEIELGEVTGRGGRRALVTWLSCLAMAFAVVFVLDAAGIVTSEVAVAIALTSTALGTLIPILKDSNLMETAVGRTVLNHGAYGEVGPVIAMAVLLSATGPVGSIVALSIFLAIAVAAALLPARARDRASRVVDIVRAGSETTAQTTVRFTVLLLFTLGTLAAAFHLDSILGAFAAGFVLRQIFPSGDERLETKLEGLAFGLLIPLFFITSGMDIDMDEVVSAPGVLVVFVLGILLVRGVPVLIDAWTDRDPETGLRRFTPSQSLQVGLYGATGLPVIVAVTTVAVESDAMSKTAASILVTGGALTVAVLPFLAGVLGERERAGRDPAADQPEP from the coding sequence ATGCACGAGACCGTGACGTCGCTGTTCTGGATCTTCCTGTGCGCCGTCCTCGCCCCGGTCCTCGCGGGTCTCGTGCCGAAGCGTCGCCTGCCCGAGGTCGTGCTGCTGCTCGGCGCCGGCATCCTGATCGGCCCGCACGCCCTCGACCTGGCCGGCTCCGACGAGACGATCGCGCTGCTGCACGACTTCGGGCTCGGGATGCTCTTCCTCCTGGCGGGCTACGAGATCGAGCTCGGCGAGGTGACCGGACGCGGCGGACGGCGGGCGCTCGTCACCTGGCTGAGCTGCCTGGCGATGGCGTTCGCGGTCGTCTTCGTGCTCGACGCGGCCGGCATCGTGACCAGTGAGGTGGCCGTCGCGATCGCGCTCACCTCCACGGCTCTGGGGACGTTGATCCCGATCCTCAAGGACAGCAACCTGATGGAGACCGCCGTCGGCCGGACGGTGCTCAACCACGGTGCGTACGGCGAGGTGGGACCCGTCATCGCGATGGCCGTCCTGCTCAGTGCCACCGGGCCGGTCGGTTCGATCGTGGCCCTGTCGATCTTCCTCGCGATCGCGGTGGCGGCGGCGCTGCTGCCGGCGCGTGCACGCGACCGGGCGAGCCGGGTCGTCGACATCGTGCGCGCCGGGTCGGAGACCACGGCCCAGACGACCGTACGCTTCACCGTGCTGCTGCTGTTCACGCTGGGCACGCTGGCGGCTGCGTTCCACCTCGACTCGATCCTCGGCGCGTTCGCCGCCGGCTTCGTGCTGCGCCAGATCTTCCCCAGCGGCGACGAGCGGTTGGAGACCAAGCTGGAAGGGCTGGCGTTCGGCCTGCTGATCCCGCTGTTCTTCATCACCTCGGGCATGGACATCGACATGGACGAGGTCGTCAGCGCGCCCGGCGTGCTGGTCGTCTTCGTGCTCGGGATCCTGCTGGTCCGCGGGGTCCCGGTGCTGATCGACGCGTGGACAGACCGGGACCCGGAGACCGGTCTCCGGCGTTTCACGCCGTCCCAGAGCCTCCAGGTCGGCCTCTACGGCGCGACCGGCCTGCCGGTGATCGTGGCGGTGACGACGGTGGCGGTGGAGTCGGACGCGATGTCGAAGACGGCGGCGTCGATCCTGGTCACCGGGGGCGCGCTGACGGTCGCCGTGCTGCCGTTCCTGGCCGGCGTGCTCGGGGAGCGCGAACGGGCGGGCCGGGATCCCGCGGCGGACCAGCCCGAGCCCTGA
- a CDS encoding histidine phosphatase family protein, translated as MWLVRHGATEWARNGRHTGRTDLPLLPDGEAQARAVAPRLAEQSFALVLASPRIRARRTAELAGFDDAVVDDDLAEWDYGDYEGLTTTEIREREPGWTIWARGAPGGERPDDVAARLDRVVDRARAADGPVLAFGHGHALRALAARWLGEPVAFGRSLALDTATISVLGWEHDTDPVVERWNA; from the coding sequence ATGTGGCTGGTCCGGCACGGCGCGACCGAGTGGGCCCGCAACGGCCGGCACACCGGGCGCACGGACCTGCCGCTGCTGCCCGACGGCGAGGCGCAGGCGCGCGCGGTCGCGCCGAGGCTGGCCGAGCAGTCGTTCGCGCTCGTGCTCGCCAGCCCACGGATCCGAGCCCGCCGTACGGCCGAGCTCGCGGGGTTCGACGACGCCGTGGTGGACGACGATCTGGCGGAGTGGGACTACGGCGACTACGAGGGCCTCACGACCACGGAGATCCGCGAGCGCGAGCCGGGCTGGACGATCTGGGCCCGCGGCGCCCCCGGCGGCGAACGCCCCGACGACGTCGCCGCTCGGCTCGACCGCGTCGTCGACCGGGCGCGCGCGGCCGACGGGCCCGTGCTCGCGTTCGGCCACGGGCACGCGTTGCGGGCGCTCGCCGCCCGGTGGCTGGGGGAGCCGGTCGCCTTCGGGCGGAGCCTCGCGCTCGACACCGCGACCATCTCCGTACTCGGCTGGGAGCATGACACGGACCCCGTGGTCGAGAGGTGGAACGCCTAG
- a CDS encoding DUF2332 domain-containing protein: MTRAAPSATGSRAAEAFTAQARTCEAIGSPMYGALFDAMAADIAAGGVTLRVLGEVAAAPPSAIALRLAGSLHRRVLDGRAPELVPFYPSVGGTWELEKAWPVVRERLEADAAALHAELAQPPQTNEVGRAAALLGGLLRVADRFSTPVRLVEVGASAGLNLCADRFAYGSPSGRWGAKGASVVLDDAWRGPNPPGDAPLQVVERIGIDLDPLDAGDPADRLTLESYTWPDQVVRLERLRAALAVADATERTMLTVGAADGLDEIEPVPGIATVVWHSVFRQYVGEAELARIDARVAELGAAGTPDTPFARITLEPDVPGSVGPYPVLLTTWPFGEETRIGTAPPHGLPVTWTG; this comes from the coding sequence ATGACTCGCGCGGCCCCGAGCGCGACCGGGTCGCGCGCCGCCGAGGCCTTCACCGCGCAGGCCCGGACGTGCGAGGCGATCGGGTCGCCGATGTACGGCGCGCTGTTCGACGCGATGGCGGCCGACATCGCGGCCGGCGGCGTCACGCTGCGGGTGCTCGGGGAGGTCGCAGCGGCTCCGCCGAGCGCGATCGCTCTTCGGCTGGCCGGGTCGCTCCACCGCCGCGTCCTCGACGGCCGGGCCCCCGAGCTCGTCCCGTTCTACCCGAGCGTGGGCGGCACCTGGGAGCTCGAGAAGGCCTGGCCGGTCGTCCGTGAGCGACTCGAGGCCGACGCCGCGGCGCTGCACGCCGAGCTGGCGCAGCCGCCGCAGACGAACGAGGTCGGGCGGGCGGCGGCGCTGCTCGGAGGGCTCCTGCGCGTCGCCGACCGCTTCAGCACGCCGGTCCGGCTGGTCGAGGTCGGGGCGAGCGCCGGTCTCAACCTCTGCGCGGACCGGTTCGCCTACGGCTCGCCCTCGGGCCGCTGGGGTGCGAAGGGAGCGTCGGTCGTCCTCGACGACGCGTGGCGCGGCCCGAACCCTCCAGGTGACGCGCCGCTGCAGGTCGTCGAGCGGATCGGGATCGACCTCGATCCGCTGGACGCAGGCGATCCTGCGGACCGGCTCACGCTCGAGTCGTACACCTGGCCGGACCAGGTCGTACGGCTGGAGCGCCTGCGTGCGGCGCTCGCGGTGGCGGACGCGACGGAGCGGACGATGCTGACCGTCGGCGCGGCCGACGGTCTGGACGAGATCGAGCCGGTGCCCGGGATCGCGACGGTGGTGTGGCACTCGGTCTTCCGGCAGTACGTCGGCGAGGCCGAGCTCGCCCGGATCGACGCCCGGGTCGCCGAGCTGGGCGCGGCCGGCACGCCCGACACCCCCTTCGCGCGGATCACGCTCGAGCCTGACGTCCCCGGGTCCGTCGGCCCGTACCCGGTGCTCCTGACCACCTGGCCGTTCGGCGAGGAGACCCGGATCGGCACCGCACCTCCGCACGGCCTGCCGGTGACCTGGACGGGGTGA